The Deinococcus seoulensis genome window below encodes:
- a CDS encoding polymorphic toxin type 15 domain-containing protein, with the protein MNSLGLIVKYDGFKALMTGNSEIPQTNAWLKPFGRQAFGPVDVYKSMLHSLDQVGGGSATVFPGSGLDAYGVTRINSSTGAGWKGLVRKIEDHVRPYVSHSNYATVSMSPITVDVRQG; encoded by the coding sequence GTGAACAGCCTCGGGTTGATAGTCAAGTATGACGGCTTCAAGGCCCTGATGACCGGGAACAGCGAAATACCCCAGACGAACGCGTGGCTCAAGCCCTTCGGCAGACAGGCGTTCGGACCGGTAGACGTGTACAAGAGCATGCTCCATTCTCTTGATCAGGTCGGCGGCGGCTCCGCAACCGTGTTCCCTGGCTCGGGCCTTGACGCTTACGGTGTCACGCGGATCAACTCTTCAACTGGAGCGGGCTGGAAGGGCCTCGTCCGTAAGATCGAAGATCACGTCCGACCGTACGTCTCCCACAGTAACTACGCGACGGTCAGCATGTCGCCTATTACAGTCGACGTTCGACAAGGATGA
- a CDS encoding HD domain-containing protein, with protein MTDLPHTDTQTSFPLTDRFTAALTLASHWHAGQYRKVTGSATPTVPYLSHLLGVASIALEYGATEDQAVAALLHDALEDGPANTGHTPTHLREQIAGTFGESVARLVDDATDDTPAPGQPKRPWPARKTEYLSGLHHKSAASLLVSAADKLHNARTILADVSALPTDQRHAYFDRFGQGHAGTMQYYRLLSDHYQAAPATHTQPRLRALLRELERTVTDLEHATGLTADQTRGLPLLRDAQAPRSQDASGTGSV; from the coding sequence ATGACCGACCTCCCCCACACCGACACACAGACCAGCTTCCCACTGACCGACCGATTCACGGCCGCCCTGACCCTCGCCAGCCACTGGCACGCCGGGCAGTACCGCAAGGTCACCGGCAGCGCCACACCCACCGTTCCGTACCTGTCGCACCTGCTGGGCGTGGCATCCATCGCCCTGGAATACGGCGCGACCGAGGATCAGGCCGTCGCCGCACTCCTCCACGACGCCCTCGAAGACGGCCCCGCCAACACCGGCCACACACCCACCCACCTGCGCGAACAGATCGCCGGAACGTTCGGGGAGAGCGTCGCCCGCCTCGTGGACGACGCCACCGACGACACCCCCGCCCCCGGCCAGCCCAAACGCCCCTGGCCCGCCCGCAAGACCGAATACCTGAGCGGCCTGCACCACAAAAGCGCCGCCTCACTCCTCGTCAGCGCCGCCGACAAACTGCACAACGCCCGCACCATCCTCGCCGACGTGAGCGCACTCCCCACCGACCAGCGCCACGCGTACTTCGACCGCTTCGGGCAGGGACACGCCGGCACCATGCAGTACTACCGCCTGCTGAGCGACCACTACCAGGCCGCGCCCGCCACCCACACCCAGCCGCGCCTGCGCGCCCTGCTACGCGAACTCGAACGGACCGTCACCGACCTCGAACACGCCACCGGCCTGACCGCCGACCAGACCCGAGGGCTGCCGCTGCTGCGAGACGCCCAGGCACCCCGGTCACAGGACGCCAGCGGGACGGGGTCCGTCTGA